One Echinicola strongylocentroti DNA window includes the following coding sequences:
- the rplN gene encoding 50S ribosomal protein L14 translates to MIQSESRLSVADNSGAKEVLVIRVLGGTGKRYASIGDKVVVTVKSALSSSNMKKGTVSKAVIVRTRKEVRRKDGSYIRFEDNAAVLLNNNDEPRGTRIFGPVARELREKQFMKIVSLAPEVL, encoded by the coding sequence ATGATACAGTCAGAATCCAGATTAAGTGTTGCGGATAATTCAGGTGCTAAAGAAGTACTAGTTATCCGAGTACTGGGAGGAACCGGTAAGCGCTATGCCTCTATCGGAGATAAAGTAGTCGTGACAGTAAAATCTGCTCTTTCTTCCAGCAATATGAAAAAAGGCACCGTTTCTAAAGCGGTAATCGTAAGAACTCGAAAAGAGGTTAGAAGGAAAGACGGTTCATATATCCGTTTTGAAGATAACGCAGCGGTTCTTTTGAACAATAACGATGAGCCAAGAGGTACCCGTATCTTTGGTCCAGTGGCAAGAGAGCTGAGAGAGAAGCAATTTATGAAGATCGTATCTTTGGCACCTGAAGTATTGTAA
- the rpsQ gene encoding 30S ribosomal protein S17, whose translation MATERNLRKERIGKVVSSKMDKSITVAVERRVKHPMYGKFVAKTTKFMVHDEQNECGKGDLVKISETRPLSKNKRWRLVEIIERAK comes from the coding sequence ATGGCTACTGAGAGAAATCTACGTAAAGAAAGAATTGGAAAAGTAGTCAGCAGCAAAATGGATAAATCCATCACAGTTGCCGTAGAAAGAAGGGTGAAACACCCAATGTACGGTAAGTTTGTTGCTAAGACTACCAAATTTATGGTTCATGACGAGCAAAACGAGTGTGGCAAAGGAGACCTCGTTAAAATTAGTGAAACTCGTCCGCTGAGTAAGAACAAGCGTTGGAGATTAGTGGAAATTATAGAAAGAGCTAAATAA
- the rpmC gene encoding 50S ribosomal protein L29, with product MKNSEIQALSESEIIERIAAEQEKLTKLRFAHAISPIENPNRISETRKLIARLKTFLTAKQLAK from the coding sequence ATGAAAAACTCTGAAATCCAAGCACTCTCCGAGAGTGAAATAATTGAGCGTATTGCCGCTGAGCAAGAGAAACTTACGAAGTTGAGGTTTGCTCATGCAATTTCTCCTATAGAGAATCCTAACAGAATTAGTGAGACAAGGAAGCTTATCGCAAGATTGAAGACTTTCTTGACTGCCAAACAACTAGCTAAATAA
- the rplP gene encoding 50S ribosomal protein L16 translates to MLQPRRTKYRKMQKGRIKGIAQRGHTLAFGNFGIKSLEAGWITSRQIEAARIAMTRAMKREGQVWIRIFPDKPITKKPAEVRMGKGKGAPEYWVAVIKPGTILFEATGVSRELAQEALRLAQQKLPVSTKFVVRRDYVG, encoded by the coding sequence ATGTTACAGCCAAGAAGAACTAAATATAGAAAGATGCAAAAGGGACGCATCAAAGGTATCGCACAAAGAGGTCATACTCTTGCGTTCGGTAACTTTGGTATCAAGTCCCTGGAAGCAGGATGGATTACCTCTCGACAGATCGAGGCAGCCCGTATTGCGATGACAAGAGCAATGAAAAGGGAAGGGCAAGTATGGATCAGGATTTTTCCTGACAAGCCTATCACCAAAAAGCCTGCTGAGGTACGTATGGGTAAGGGTAAAGGAGCCCCTGAGTACTGGGTAGCAGTAATCAAACCGGGAACCATTCTTTTTGAAGCAACAGGTGTAAGCCGAGAGTTGGCCCAAGAGGCCCTTCGTCTAGCCCAACAAAAGCTTCCAGTGAGTACAAAATTTGTAGTGCGTAGAGATTACGTAGGATAA
- the rpsC gene encoding 30S ribosomal protein S3 — translation MGQKVNPIGLRLGIVKGWDSNWYGGRDFADKLYEDQKIRKYVYARIPKGGIAKVIIERTLKRITLTIHTARPGVVIGKGGAEVDKLKEELKKLTNKDVQINIFEIKRPELDAKLVGESIAQQLQARISFRRAMKQSIAATMRVGAEGIKIKLSGRLGGAEMARSEMYKEGRIPLHTLRADIDYALSEAQTVYGIIGIKVWIFKGEVYGKRDLSPNAGIANEKSGGAGRRRREGGPKRRKRNN, via the coding sequence ATGGGACAAAAAGTTAACCCTATTGGTCTTAGACTAGGTATCGTTAAGGGCTGGGATTCCAACTGGTATGGCGGCAGGGATTTTGCCGATAAACTGTACGAAGATCAAAAGATCAGGAAATATGTATATGCCAGGATTCCTAAAGGGGGCATAGCAAAAGTAATTATCGAAAGGACGCTTAAGAGAATAACCCTTACTATCCACACTGCCCGTCCAGGCGTAGTCATCGGTAAAGGTGGTGCGGAAGTAGATAAATTAAAGGAAGAGCTTAAGAAACTTACCAACAAGGATGTTCAGATCAATATCTTTGAAATCAAACGACCAGAATTGGACGCCAAATTGGTAGGTGAGTCTATCGCTCAACAACTTCAGGCCAGGATTTCATTTAGAAGAGCGATGAAGCAATCCATCGCCGCTACAATGAGAGTAGGAGCTGAAGGTATCAAGATCAAACTTTCAGGACGTCTAGGAGGCGCTGAGATGGCCAGATCAGAAATGTACAAAGAAGGTAGAATTCCTTTGCATACATTGAGAGCGGACATCGATTATGCACTCTCTGAAGCACAGACTGTCTATGGTATCATCGGTATCAAAGTATGGATTTTCAAAGGTGAAGTTTATGGCAAGAGAGATCTTTCTCCAAATGCCGGAATAGCCAATGAAAAATCTGGAGGAGCAGGACGAAGAAGAAGAGAAGGCGGTCCTAAGAGAAGAAAGAGAAATAACTAA
- the rplV gene encoding 50S ribosomal protein L22, with protein sequence MEAIARLNNVPTSPRKMRLVADLVRGQRVGNALSILKYTPNHGAAKLEKLLLSAIANWQAKNPDEKLEEADLYIKTIQVDGGRMLKRLRPAPQGRAHRIRKRSNHVTLVVDAFNSEVTADELETKENAN encoded by the coding sequence ATGGAAGCAATAGCAAGACTAAATAATGTACCTACATCGCCTCGTAAGATGCGTCTTGTCGCCGACCTTGTGAGGGGACAAAGGGTAGGTAACGCCTTGAGTATATTGAAATACACACCGAATCACGGTGCTGCAAAGCTGGAGAAACTGTTGCTATCTGCCATTGCAAACTGGCAGGCAAAAAATCCAGACGAGAAACTTGAAGAAGCTGACTTGTATATAAAGACTATTCAAGTGGATGGTGGTCGAATGTTGAAAAGACTTAGACCTGCTCCCCAAGGTAGGGCCCACAGAATTCGTAAAAGATCAAATCATGTGACTTTGGTAGTAGATGCGTTCAACTCTGAAGTTACCGCTGATGAATTAGAAACAAAAGAAAACGCTAATTAA
- the rpsS gene encoding 30S ribosomal protein S19 yields MARSLKKGPYIAHHLAKKVDAMNESGKKSVIKTWSRRSMISPDFVGHTFAVHNGNKFIPVFVTDNMVGHKLGEFAPTRNFRGHIAKKDKGRR; encoded by the coding sequence ATGGCACGTTCATTAAAAAAAGGGCCTTATATAGCTCATCACTTGGCCAAAAAAGTAGATGCAATGAACGAATCCGGCAAGAAGTCTGTCATCAAGACTTGGTCAAGGAGATCAATGATCTCTCCGGATTTTGTAGGCCATACCTTTGCTGTGCATAATGGGAATAAATTCATTCCAGTATTTGTAACAGACAATATGGTAGGTCACAAGCTTGGTGAATTTGCTCCTACAAGAAACTTTAGAGGTCACATTGCCAAAAAAGATAAAGGAAGAAGATAA
- the rplB gene encoding 50S ribosomal protein L2: MAVKKLKPVTPGTRYRLAPTFGEITKSKPEKSLLAPLKKSGGRNNSGKMTARYIGGGHKRRLRIVDFKRNKDGVPATVKAIEYDPNRTARLALLYYVDGAKTYIIAPEGLQVGQTVVSGENAAPEVGNNLPMNKIPLGTIIHNVELKPGKGGAMARSAGSYAQLVAREGKYVAIKLPSGEMRLVLSVCTATIGTVSNADHMNVVLGKAGRNRWLGKRPRVRGVAMNPVDHPMGGGEGRSSGGHPRSRTGLLAKGKKTRSPKKYSNKFIISKRSK, from the coding sequence ATGGCAGTTAAAAAATTAAAGCCTGTAACTCCCGGTACCCGATATAGATTGGCGCCGACTTTTGGTGAAATCACCAAGTCCAAGCCAGAGAAGTCGTTGTTGGCTCCGTTGAAGAAATCAGGCGGTAGAAATAACTCAGGAAAAATGACCGCTCGCTACATTGGTGGAGGTCATAAGAGAAGACTTAGAATTGTAGATTTTAAGCGTAATAAAGATGGAGTGCCTGCTACTGTTAAGGCGATCGAATACGATCCGAACAGAACAGCTCGTTTGGCGTTGTTGTATTACGTAGATGGCGCCAAGACTTATATCATAGCACCGGAAGGTTTGCAAGTAGGACAAACGGTTGTTTCCGGAGAGAATGCAGCTCCAGAGGTGGGTAATAACCTTCCAATGAACAAGATTCCTTTGGGTACCATCATCCACAACGTGGAGCTTAAGCCAGGAAAAGGTGGTGCCATGGCAAGAAGTGCGGGTAGCTATGCACAATTGGTCGCAAGAGAAGGCAAGTATGTAGCCATCAAACTCCCCTCCGGAGAAATGCGATTAGTACTTAGTGTATGTACAGCTACAATAGGAACAGTGTCAAATGCCGATCATATGAACGTGGTATTGGGCAAGGCTGGTCGTAACCGATGGTTAGGCAAGCGTCCAAGAGTACGAGGTGTAGCGATGAACCCTGTGGATCACCCAATGGGTGGTGGTGAAGGCCGTTCTTCAGGAGGACACCCAAGATCTAGGACTGGTTTGCTGGCTAAAGGTAAGAAAACCAGATCGCCTAAAAAGTATTCAAACAAGTTTATCATTAGTAAAAGATCTAAATAA
- the rplW gene encoding 50S ribosomal protein L23 has translation MDILKKPLITEKISAMNERGVYGFVVEKTAKKPEIKAAVEKMFGVKVVSVRTMRYAAKLKTRYTKSKVVSGYTNAFKKAIVQVADGEVIDFYGEI, from the coding sequence ATGGATATACTAAAGAAGCCCTTGATTACGGAAAAGATTTCGGCGATGAACGAGAGAGGCGTTTATGGATTTGTAGTGGAGAAAACCGCTAAGAAGCCAGAAATCAAAGCGGCCGTAGAGAAAATGTTCGGTGTAAAAGTGGTGTCAGTAAGAACGATGCGCTATGCCGCTAAGTTGAAAACACGCTACACAAAGAGCAAAGTAGTATCCGGTTATACCAATGCTTTTAAGAAAGCTATTGTACAAGTAGCCGATGGAGAAGTAATTGACTTTTACGGAGAAATTTAA
- the rplD gene encoding 50S ribosomal protein L4, whose translation MELAVLKHNGEETGRKISLSDEIFAIEPNDHAIYLDVKQFLANQRQGTHKSKERAEIVGSTKKIKKQKGTGGARAGSIKSPLFRGGGRVFGPRPRNYSFKLNKKVKQLARKSALTYKVKDNSLTVLEDVSFDSIKTKNYVALLSGLSLADKKTLLVLPEANNNVYLSSRNLPKAQVKTVADINTYDVLHADTLVLCEGSVSKLETLLSK comes from the coding sequence ATGGAATTAGCAGTATTAAAACATAACGGTGAAGAGACAGGTAGAAAGATAAGTCTTTCTGACGAGATTTTCGCAATCGAGCCTAATGATCATGCGATCTACCTGGATGTAAAGCAGTTTTTGGCCAACCAAAGACAGGGTACTCATAAGAGCAAAGAGAGGGCTGAGATAGTCGGCTCAACAAAGAAGATAAAGAAACAAAAAGGTACGGGTGGTGCCAGAGCTGGTTCTATTAAATCTCCATTGTTCCGAGGAGGGGGTAGAGTATTTGGTCCTAGACCAAGAAACTATTCTTTCAAATTGAACAAGAAAGTTAAACAATTGGCAAGAAAATCTGCCCTTACTTACAAAGTAAAGGACAACAGCTTGACGGTTTTGGAAGATGTTAGCTTTGACAGCATCAAGACCAAGAACTACGTGGCGCTATTGTCTGGTCTTTCTTTGGCGGATAAAAAGACGTTGCTAGTGCTTCCAGAAGCTAATAACAATGTGTATTTGTCAAGTAGAAACCTTCCAAAAGCACAAGTAAAAACGGTAGCGGACATCAATACTTATGATGTGCTTCATGCTGATACGTTGGTACTTTGTGAAGGTTCAGTAAGTAAGTTGGAAACCCTTTTATCGAAGTAA
- the rplC gene encoding 50S ribosomal protein L3: protein MSGIIGKKVGMTSIFSADGRSVACTLIEAGPCVVTQVKNVETDGYSAVQLGYGERKEKNTPKPLLGHFKKAGTTPKQKVVEFRDFRIEFEGQVDLGKSVKAGEVFEEGDFVDAIGTSKGKGFQGVVKRHGFAGVGGATHGQHNRQRHPGSIGACSWPSRVFKGLRMAGRMGGSRVKVLNLKVLKVYAEKNLILVSGSVPGPKNSYVILEK, encoded by the coding sequence ATGTCTGGAATAATAGGTAAAAAAGTAGGAATGACTAGCATTTTCAGTGCCGATGGACGAAGTGTCGCATGCACGCTAATAGAAGCTGGTCCTTGCGTAGTGACGCAAGTAAAAAATGTAGAAACAGACGGGTACAGCGCTGTTCAGTTGGGGTACGGTGAGCGTAAGGAGAAAAATACTCCTAAGCCATTGTTGGGCCATTTCAAAAAGGCCGGTACCACACCTAAGCAGAAAGTTGTAGAATTCAGAGACTTCAGAATTGAATTTGAAGGTCAAGTGGATCTTGGAAAATCCGTAAAAGCAGGAGAAGTTTTCGAAGAAGGAGACTTTGTAGATGCTATCGGAACTTCTAAAGGTAAAGGTTTCCAAGGTGTTGTAAAACGTCACGGATTTGCTGGAGTAGGTGGGGCGACTCACGGTCAGCATAACCGTCAAAGACACCCAGGTTCTATTGGTGCATGTTCTTGGCCATCTCGAGTATTCAAGGGGCTAAGAATGGCAGGTAGAATGGGCGGAAGCCGTGTAAAAGTATTGAACCTGAAAGTATTGAAGGTTTATGCTGAAAAGAACTTGATCTTGGTAAGTGGCTCTGTCCCTGGTCCAAAAAATTCTTACGTTATTTTAGAGAAGTAA
- the rpsJ gene encoding 30S ribosomal protein S10, protein MNQKIRIKLKSYDHTLVDKSSEKIVKAVKTTGAVVVGPIPLPTKKEKFTVLKSPHVNKKARDQYQLCTYKRLVDIYSNSSKTVDALMKIELPSGVDVEIKV, encoded by the coding sequence ATGAATCAGAAAATAAGAATAAAACTTAAGTCTTACGATCATACTTTGGTGGACAAGTCATCAGAGAAAATCGTAAAAGCTGTAAAAACTACCGGAGCAGTGGTGGTTGGACCGATTCCTTTGCCTACTAAAAAGGAGAAGTTTACGGTACTAAAGTCACCACACGTAAACAAAAAGGCAAGAGATCAATATCAATTGTGTACCTACAAAAGATTGGTGGATATCTATTCCAACAGTTCTAAAACAGTAGATGCCTTGATGAAGATCGAGCTTCCAAGTGGAGTAGATGTAGAGATCAAAGTTTGA
- the fusA gene encoding elongation factor G: protein MARNLKFTRNIGIAAHIDAGKTTTTERILFYSGVSHKIGEVHDGAATMDWMAQEQERGITITSAATTVFWPYRDNNYQINIIDTPGHVDFTVEVNRSLRVLDGLVFLFSAVDGVEPQSETNWRLADNYNVPRIGFVNKMDRAGANFLDVCKQVKDMLGSYAVPLQIPIGAEDRFRGVVDLINNRAIVWNEDDFGMTFEEVPIPEDLVEETAEWREHLLEAVADYDESLMEKFFEDSSSITEDEILTALRKAVIDMKIVPMVCGSSFKNKGVQTMLDLVMELLPSPLDKDNVIARDLNDEEKEVSLAPDVKEPFAGLAFKIATDPFVGRLCFVRAYSGVLDSGSYVFNSRSGNKERISRVFQMHANKQNQIERLEAGDIGAVVGFKDIKTGDTLCSESRKVVLESMIFPEPVIGYAIEPKTKADVDKLSMAITKLVEEDPTLQVNTDHETGQTILRGMGELHLDIIIDRLKREFKVEITQGAPQVAYKEALFGSVEHKEVYKKQTGGKGKFADIVFELSPKEEDPETGEVKPGLEFVNGIVGGVIPKEFIPSIQKGFQEAMKNGPLAGYPIEAMKVRLFHGSFHDVDSDALSFELAARLGFKEAAKKCKPQLLEPVMSVDVVTPDEYTGPITGDLNRRRGLMKGMDTKGTSSVVKAAVPLSELFGYITDLRTISSGRATATLTFSHYEPVPNNIAEGVIAEVKGAKA, encoded by the coding sequence ATGGCAAGAAACTTAAAATTTACAAGAAACATCGGTATTGCCGCTCATATTGATGCTGGTAAAACAACAACAACAGAGCGGATTCTATTCTATTCAGGCGTATCCCATAAAATCGGAGAGGTACACGATGGTGCTGCAACGATGGACTGGATGGCTCAGGAGCAAGAAAGAGGTATCACCATTACCTCAGCTGCTACGACGGTTTTCTGGCCTTACAGAGATAATAATTACCAAATCAACATTATTGATACTCCAGGTCACGTGGACTTTACCGTAGAGGTGAACCGCTCCCTGCGTGTGTTGGATGGGCTTGTGTTCTTGTTTAGTGCGGTAGATGGCGTGGAGCCACAGTCTGAGACTAACTGGAGACTAGCTGATAACTATAATGTGCCTCGTATTGGTTTTGTCAACAAGATGGACCGTGCGGGAGCCAACTTCCTTGACGTATGTAAACAAGTAAAGGACATGCTAGGCAGCTATGCTGTTCCTTTGCAGATACCTATCGGAGCTGAAGATAGATTCCGCGGAGTAGTTGACTTGATCAACAACCGTGCAATTGTATGGAATGAAGATGATTTCGGGATGACATTTGAAGAGGTGCCGATTCCCGAAGATCTAGTAGAGGAGACTGCAGAATGGAGAGAGCACTTGCTCGAAGCTGTGGCCGATTATGATGAGTCTTTGATGGAAAAATTCTTCGAAGATTCCAGCTCCATAACTGAAGATGAAATCCTTACAGCTCTTAGAAAAGCTGTGATAGACATGAAGATCGTACCAATGGTATGTGGGTCTTCATTCAAAAATAAAGGAGTACAGACCATGCTTGACTTGGTGATGGAATTGCTTCCTTCTCCATTGGACAAGGATAATGTCATCGCCCGTGACCTGAATGATGAGGAGAAAGAAGTTTCTCTTGCTCCTGATGTGAAAGAGCCGTTTGCTGGTCTTGCTTTTAAAATCGCTACGGATCCTTTTGTGGGCCGTCTGTGTTTTGTAAGGGCTTATTCAGGTGTGCTTGATTCAGGTTCTTATGTCTTCAATAGCCGCTCTGGCAACAAGGAGCGTATCTCTCGTGTATTCCAGATGCACGCCAACAAACAAAACCAAATCGAACGTCTTGAAGCAGGTGATATCGGTGCGGTAGTTGGTTTTAAGGACATTAAGACGGGTGATACGTTGTGTTCCGAAAGTCGTAAAGTCGTACTGGAGTCCATGATCTTCCCAGAGCCAGTAATTGGTTATGCGATTGAGCCTAAGACGAAGGCAGATGTGGATAAATTGTCCATGGCTATCACTAAATTGGTAGAAGAAGATCCTACACTTCAGGTAAATACTGACCATGAAACTGGCCAGACGATCCTTAGAGGTATGGGAGAGCTTCACCTTGACATCATCATTGATCGCTTGAAGAGAGAATTTAAGGTGGAAATCACCCAAGGAGCTCCTCAAGTGGCTTATAAGGAAGCTTTGTTTGGCTCTGTAGAGCACAAGGAAGTTTATAAGAAACAAACTGGTGGTAAAGGTAAGTTTGCCGATATCGTATTCGAGCTTAGTCCGAAAGAAGAAGATCCAGAAACTGGAGAGGTGAAGCCAGGATTGGAATTCGTTAATGGTATTGTGGGTGGTGTGATTCCAAAGGAATTTATTCCATCTATCCAGAAAGGTTTCCAAGAAGCAATGAAGAACGGTCCATTGGCAGGATACCCAATTGAAGCCATGAAGGTGAGATTGTTCCACGGTTCCTTCCACGATGTCGATTCCGATGCACTATCTTTTGAATTGGCTGCTAGGTTAGGCTTCAAAGAGGCTGCTAAGAAATGTAAACCTCAGTTGTTAGAGCCTGTTATGTCTGTTGATGTGGTTACGCCTGACGAATATACGGGGCCTATCACTGGTGACTTGAACAGAAGAAGAGGCTTGATGAAAGGGATGGATACCAAAGGTACTTCATCTGTAGTTAAAGCTGCTGTGCCATTGTCTGAATTGTTTGGTTACATCACTGACCTTAGAACAATTTCTTCTGGTAGAGCGACAGCTACCTTGACATTCTCTCACTATGAACCAGTTCCTAATAATATCGCCGAAGGTGTAATCGCTGAAGTAAAAGGAGCTAAGGCCTAA
- the rpsG gene encoding 30S ribosomal protein S7 has product MRKAKPKKRYILPDPKFNDTLVTKFVNCLMVDGKKSIAYRIFYDAVEKVEEKLGENGLEVWKKALNNITPAVEVKSRRVGGATFQVPMEVRPERKTSLGIKWMITFARRRGEKTMMDRLAGEIIAASKGEGAAVKKKDDTHRMAEANKAFSHFRF; this is encoded by the coding sequence ATGAGAAAAGCGAAACCGAAAAAGAGATATATTCTTCCTGATCCGAAGTTCAATGATACTTTGGTGACCAAGTTTGTGAACTGCCTTATGGTAGACGGGAAGAAGAGTATTGCTTACAGAATCTTCTATGATGCAGTAGAAAAAGTAGAAGAGAAGTTGGGTGAGAATGGTCTTGAGGTTTGGAAAAAAGCGCTTAACAATATAACTCCAGCTGTAGAGGTGAAGAGTCGTAGGGTTGGGGGAGCTACATTCCAGGTACCAATGGAAGTAAGACCTGAAAGAAAGACATCACTTGGTATTAAGTGGATGATAACTTTTGCCAGAAGAAGAGGCGAAAAGACGATGATGGACCGACTTGCTGGCGAAATTATCGCTGCATCCAAAGGAGAAGGTGCGGCTGTGAAGAAAAAAGATGATACACACAGAATGGCAGAAGCCAATAAAGCATTCTCTCACTTTAGATTTTAA
- the rpsL gene encoding 30S ribosomal protein S12, which produces MPTIQQLVRKGRTTLVTKSKSRALDACPQRRGVCTRVYTTTPKKPNSAMRKVARVRLTNGKEVNAYIPGEGHNLQEHSIVLIRGGRVKDLPGVRYHIIRGALDTAGVKDRKQGRSKYGAKRPKDKK; this is translated from the coding sequence ATGCCTACTATACAACAGTTAGTTAGAAAAGGTAGAACCACTTTGGTGACAAAGTCCAAGTCTAGAGCACTGGATGCATGTCCTCAAAGGAGGGGAGTGTGTACAAGGGTATACACCACAACGCCTAAGAAACCTAACTCGGCGATGAGAAAAGTGGCCAGGGTTAGATTGACAAATGGAAAAGAAGTGAACGCTTACATTCCAGGAGAAGGACATAATTTGCAAGAGCACTCTATCGTATTGATCAGAGGTGGTCGTGTGAAAGACCTTCCAGGTGTGCGTTATCACATCATCCGAGGTGCACTGGATACAGCAGGGGTGAAAGACCGTAAGCAAGGTCGCTCCAAGTACGGTGCCAAGCGTCCTAAGGACAAAAAATAA
- a CDS encoding DUF3467 domain-containing protein, with protein MEDHKDEEKGKNQQINVELSDEVAEGIYANLAMIAHSNSEFVLDFIRLMPGVPKARVKSRIIMTPDHAKRLLTALKDNIEKYESAFGKIEAGNDVPEFPMNFGGTLGEA; from the coding sequence ATGGAAGATCACAAAGACGAAGAAAAAGGGAAAAACCAACAGATCAATGTGGAGCTGTCCGATGAAGTAGCAGAGGGGATTTATGCCAACTTGGCTATGATCGCTCACTCCAATTCTGAATTTGTATTGGATTTTATCCGTTTGATGCCAGGAGTACCAAAGGCACGCGTGAAATCACGGATAATCATGACCCCTGACCACGCGAAGCGGTTGCTGACAGCACTTAAGGATAATATCGAAAAGTACGAAAGTGCATTTGGCAAGATAGAGGCCGGTAACGACGTTCCGGAATTTCCGATGAACTTCGGCGGGACGCTTGGTGAGGCTTAA